The following proteins come from a genomic window of Takifugu rubripes chromosome 11, fTakRub1.2, whole genome shotgun sequence:
- the aasdhppt gene encoding L-aminoadipate-semialdehyde dehydrogenase-phosphopantetheinyl transferase yields the protein MDSVRWAFRCRSWTPSRADWLFAARCIQREEKERIEQFMFAKDAKSAMAGRLLLRRFVCEKIGVPWSEIRLERSPRGKPYLAAPIKVISNSGHDPPVWSFNLSHQGDFTVLAAERGLQVGVDLMKTTMPGSSSVPEFFRIMSRQFTAYEWSTIHSAGSEGQQLTAFYRHWALKESFIKAIGTGLGFNLQRLEFHLSSEALTQDRVLRQTRMYLDEEEESDWTFEESLLDADHHVAVALGPANLPESATLRPLSPPTAFTQLTFCDLIASASPLTQEDVASWDCFKTKAEAPQRQPDTSVGLSC from the exons ATGGACTCTGTCCGCTGGGCTTTCCGTTGTAGGTCCTGGACACCGAGCAGAGCTGACTGGCTGTTTGCAGCTCGTTGCATTCAAcgggaggagaaagaaagaatcGAACAGTTTATGTTTGCTAAAGATGCCAAATCCGCCATG GCTGGCAGATTGTTGCTAAGAAGATTTGTGTGTGAGAAAATAGGGGTTCCGTGGTCAGAGATCAGACTAGAGAGATCTCCCCGAGGGAAACCTTACCTGGCTGCGCCAATTAAG GTCATTTCAAATTCAGGTCATGATCCACCGGTCTGGAGTTTTAACCTTTCCCACCAAGGAGACTTCACCGTGCTTGCGGCAGAGCGGGGACTGCAGGTGGGAGTTGATCTAATGAAGACCACAATGCCAG GTAGCAGCTCTGTGCCAGAGTTTTTTCGCATCATGTCCCGTCAGTTCACAGCCTACGAGTGGAGCACCATCCACTCCGCTGGCTCAGAGGGACAGCAGCTTACTGCGTTCTATCGCCACTGG GCCTTAAAAGAGAGCTTCATTAAAGCCATCGGAACAGGTCTGGGATTCAACCTGCAGAGGCTGGAGTTTCACTTGTCTTCTGAAGCGCTGACACAAGACCGAGTTCTCCGGCAGACCCGAATGTatctggatgaagaggaggaatcGGACTGGACATTCGAA GAGAGTTTGTTGGATGCTGATCATCACGTCGCTGTCGCCCTGGGACCTGCTAACTTGCCAGAGTCTGCT ACTCTtcgtcctctttctcctcccaccGCGTTCACACAGCTGACCTTCTGCGATCTCATCGCCTCAGCCTCACCCCTGACCCAGGAAGACGTGGCCTCTTGGGATTGCTTCAAGACGAAGGCTGAAGCGCCGCAGAGACAGCCAGACACAAGCGTGGGACTCTCCTGCTAA